A region of Paraburkholderia sp. BL23I1N1 DNA encodes the following proteins:
- a CDS encoding nuclear transport factor 2 family protein codes for MTTEPDLLARIDRIEAQLTIQQLPMRYALAVDSRDLDSLVALFTDDVNCGRWGSGRAALKTFYGSEHILRGFYRSIHQICGHAIDLLDPDHASGHVYCRAEHEDNGKWVVMAICYFDHYVRRDGKWFFERRDERHWYSTDWLERPGTPRFQNWPGKYESDKYQPRLPQSFPTWASFWEASEPATIGALTQSP; via the coding sequence ATGACGACGGAGCCGGACCTTCTGGCGCGCATCGACCGTATCGAAGCGCAACTGACGATCCAGCAGTTGCCCATGCGCTATGCGCTGGCTGTCGATTCGCGCGACCTCGACAGCCTGGTTGCGCTCTTCACCGACGACGTGAATTGCGGCCGCTGGGGTAGCGGCCGCGCCGCGCTGAAAACGTTTTACGGGTCCGAGCATATTCTTCGCGGCTTCTACCGGAGCATTCACCAGATCTGCGGACACGCAATCGATCTGCTCGATCCCGATCATGCGAGCGGCCACGTGTATTGCCGCGCGGAGCACGAGGACAACGGCAAATGGGTGGTCATGGCGATCTGCTACTTCGATCACTACGTGCGTCGCGACGGCAAGTGGTTTTTCGAACGCCGCGACGAACGCCACTGGTATTCGACCGACTGGCTCGAACGGCCGGGCACGCCGCGCTTTCAGAACTGGCCTGGCAAGTACGAAAGCGATAAGTACCAGCCGCGCCTGCCTCAGTCGTTCCCAACGTGGGCGTCGTTCTGGGAGGCGAGCGAGCCGGCCACG